A window from Candidatus Bathyarchaeota archaeon encodes these proteins:
- a CDS encoding nucleotide sugar dehydrogenase yields the protein MIDELVNKIHSKQFNLAVIGAGYVGLPTAALFADAGFFVTAVDIRPAIIEEINNRKSPIDEPNLEQMIARNVEKGKLKASLTSTLDFTNLDGIIFCVQTPINNLNSPDLSYLLTAVETVGSYLRKGALVTICSTVPPATVRDRIKPMLESLSGLSVEKDFFLAYAPERIAPGKALNEFVESPRLVGGIGPLSTKVAVALFNSVCNEVIETDASTAEISKLAENTFRDINIAFANQLALICEQKGVDFTKVIALANTHPRVHIHTSGPGVGGPCLTKDPYLLIHEVSDFGKNIVTTAREINNYMPRHIVELTLNALKLNGKKIDHCKIAVLGTAYKADVDDHRLSPAEPIIWQLVQLGAEVFTFDPHCAEAFASKKAKNILDAAKEADCLIITADHSEFKNMYLPDIRTVMNEKPSIIDGKRIINPQEAEKLGFSYFGVGYGRQNDVGAQSIMLKEKVFATSKSTTS from the coding sequence TTGATTGATGAATTAGTTAATAAAATTCACTCAAAGCAATTTAATTTGGCAGTTATAGGCGCTGGTTACGTCGGACTTCCTACTGCTGCATTATTTGCTGATGCCGGTTTTTTTGTTACTGCTGTTGATATAAGGCCGGCTATTATTGAGGAAATTAATAATCGAAAATCCCCAATTGATGAACCTAATTTAGAACAGATGATTGCCCGTAATGTTGAAAAGGGCAAGCTTAAAGCATCTCTAACATCAACTCTAGATTTCACCAACTTGGATGGAATAATATTTTGTGTACAAACACCAATAAATAACCTAAACAGCCCTGATTTATCCTATCTTCTTACAGCCGTTGAAACTGTTGGTTCCTATCTGCGCAAGGGTGCATTGGTCACCATTTGTAGTACCGTTCCACCAGCAACCGTCCGCGATAGGATAAAACCTATGCTGGAATCGCTAAGTGGGCTAAGCGTAGAAAAAGATTTCTTCTTAGCATATGCACCCGAAAGAATTGCACCTGGAAAAGCACTTAACGAGTTTGTAGAAAGCCCTAGACTAGTTGGTGGCATTGGACCTTTGAGTACAAAAGTGGCTGTGGCGTTATTTAATTCAGTCTGCAATGAGGTGATAGAAACCGATGCCTCAACTGCAGAGATCTCTAAGCTTGCTGAGAACACATTTAGAGATATCAACATTGCTTTTGCGAATCAGTTAGCGCTCATTTGCGAACAAAAAGGCGTTGACTTTACTAAGGTAATTGCGCTTGCAAATACGCACCCGCGAGTTCATATTCATACCTCTGGACCAGGGGTGGGTGGGCCTTGTCTAACAAAGGATCCGTACCTTCTCATTCATGAAGTTTCTGATTTTGGAAAAAACATAGTCACAACCGCTCGAGAAATTAACAATTACATGCCTCGGCATATTGTAGAATTAACTTTGAATGCCCTGAAACTTAACGGCAAGAAGATAGATCATTGCAAAATAGCCGTGCTAGGAACCGCATACAAAGCTGATGTAGATGATCATAGGCTCAGTCCCGCTGAACCAATCATTTGGCAACTTGTTCAATTAGGCGCAGAGGTTTTTACTTTTGATCCTCATTGTGCAGAAGCTTTCGCCTCGAAAAAGGCAAAAAATATTTTAGATGCCGCTAAAGAAGCCGATTGTCTTATAATAACTGCAGACCACTCTGAATTTAAGAATATGTATCTACCTGACATTCGTACTGTTATGAATGAGAAGCCATCAATTATAGATGGTAAAAGGATAATCAATCCACAGGAAGCCGAAAAACTTGGTTTTTCGTATTTTGGTGTAGGTTACGGTAGACAAAACGATGTAGGTGCACAATCAATTATGTTAAAAGAAAAAGTGTTTGCCACATCAAAAAGCACAACCAGCTAA